Within the Saccharomonospora amisosensis genome, the region AGGGCACCCCGGCGACCGGCTGTTCGTGCCCACCGACCAACTCGACGAGGTGTCGCGCTACGTGGGCGGCGAACTGCCCACGCTGAACAAGCTGGGCGGCTCGGACTGGAAGAACACCAAGGCAAAGGCTCGCAAGGCGGTCAAGGAGATCGCCGCCGAACTCGTGCAGCTCTATGCGGCGAGGCAATCGGCACCCGGCCACGCTTTCGCTCCCGACACCCCATGGCAGCGTGAGCTGGAGGACGCTTTCCCGTTCACGGAGACTCCCGACCAGCTCGCGGCGATCGACGAGGTGAAGCGGGACATGGAGCGCGGCGCCCCGATGGACCGGGTGATCTGCGGTGACGTCGGCTACGGCAAGACCGAGATCGCCGTGCGCGCGGCCTTCAAAGCGGTGCAGGACGGTAAGCAGGTCGTGGTGCTGGTGCCGACGACCCTGCTCGCGCAGCAACACCTGAACACCTTCACCGAACGCATGCACGCCTTTCCGGTGACGATCAGGGGGCTGTCGCGGTTCGCGGACCCGCACGAGGCGGAGCGGACTCTGACCGGTCTCGCCGAGGGCGAGGTGGACATCGTCATCGGTACCCACCGGCTGTTGCAGACCGGTGTGCGCTACAAGGACCTCGGGTTGGTCATCGTCGACGAGGAGCAGCGTTTCGGGGTCGAGCACAAGGAACACATCAAGGCACTGCGCACCCACGTCGACGTGCTGACGATGTCGGCGACACCCATCCCCCGGACGCTTGAGATGAGCATGGCGGGGATCAGGGAGATGTCCACGATCCTGACGCCGCCGGAGGACCGGCACCCGATCCTGACCTACGTCGGTGCCTACGACGACAAGCAGGTGGGCGCGGCCATCCGGCGGGAACTGTTGCGCGACGGTCAGGTGTTCTACGTCCACAACCGGGTCTCCTCCATCGAGAAGGCGGCCAGGCGGTTGCGGGAGCTGGTTCCGGAGGCTCGCGTGGTCACCGCGCACGGGCAGATGAACGAGCACCGACTCGAGCAGATCATCCAGGGCTTCTGGGAACGCGAGTACGACGTGCTGGTGAGCACGACGATCGTGGAGACCGGGCTCGACATCTCCAACGCCAACACGCTGATCGTGGAACGCGGCGACATGCTCGGTCTCGCGCAACTGCACCAGCTACGCGGCAGGGTCGGTCGCGGCCGCGAACGCGGCTACGCCTACTTCCTCTACCCGACGGAGAACCCGCTGACCGAGACGGCGCACGACCGGCTCGCCACGATCGCGCAGAACACCGAACTGGGCGCGGGCATGGCGGTGGCGATGAAGGACCTTGAGATCCGGGGAGCGGGCAACATCCTCGGCGCGGAGCAGTCGGGCCACATCGCCGGTGTCGGCTTCGACCTGTACGTGCGGTTGGTCGGCGAAGCCGTCGACGTGTTCCGCAGGCACGCGGGCGCGGGTGCCGGTGAAGAGGAGGAGGCGCCCGCGGAGGTCCGAGTTGACCTTCCTGTCGATGCCCACATCCCGCATGACTACGTTCCTGGCGAGCGGCTACGCCTCGAGGCGTACCGCAAGATCGCGGCGGCTCCCGACTCCGAAGCGCTCGACGCCGTGCTGGAAGAGTTGGTCGACCGCTACGGCACCCCGCCGCGGCCGGTGAGCAGGTTGCTCGCGGTCGCGGCGTTCCGGCAGGTGTGCAGGCAGGCGGGGATCACCGAGGTCACGGTGCAGGGCAACAACATCCGGTTCGCTCCGCTTCCGCTGGCCGACTCGCAACTGGTGCGGCTGAAGCGGCTCTACCCGAAGGCCGTGTTCAAGGCCGTCACCAACACCGTGTCGGTGCCCAAGCCCACCGAGGGCCCCGCGGGCGGCCGCATCGGCGCGCCACCGCTGCGCGACGAGGCGCTGCTGGAGTGGTGCACGACCCTCGTGCGTTCGCTCACCGCGCAATCGGCCACGACGGGATCGTGAGTGGCTGGTTCGTCGCGGCGCCGGACCCCGGTGCGTCGCGGCAGCCGAAGCGGCATGTGAGAAGGTACGCGCTGTGACCCGTATCATCAGCCGCCCCGCCATGCTGGTCCTCGCTGTGATCGCCTCGCTCCTGCTCGCAGGGTGCGGGTCAGGACCTAGCAAGGTCGACTCCGCCGCCATCATCGGGAACCGCTCCGTGTCGCTGGACTCCGTGCAGCAAGAGGTCCGGTGGCTGCTGGACAACGTTCCGCAGGTGGAGCAGGCGCGGCAGCAGCAGAAGTTGGCCCTGCAGTCGCGGCAGATCGTCCGCAGCAGGGTGCTGCACCAGTTGGTGACCATCGCCGCCGCGCGAGAGGGGCTGCGCGTCGACCAGGCCGAGGTGGACCGGCTCGTCGAGTCCGGAGGTGGCGTCGACCGGGTCGCCCGCGACATGGGCATCGCTCCGGAGCGGGTCCGGCAGCTCGCGGCCGACCAGGTGTTGCTGCAGCAGCTCGCGCAGCGGTACCTGGACGGGCTCGCGGTCCGGTTCGTCGGTACGACGATCGTCGGCGAGTCGGCGGGTAACACCGCCAGGGAGCAGGCGCGCGCGCTCGGTGAGCGCATCGCGGCCGACCCTGCCAACGCCGAGCGCGTCATCTCCGAAAGTGGGCATCAGCTCATCCAGGAGGAGCTGTCGTTCGCCGACGCGCTGCGCGGCCAACCCGAGTTGGGCATCAGTGCGCTGTTCGGCACTAGGGAGGGCTCGGTGA harbors:
- a CDS encoding SurA N-terminal domain-containing protein, whose translation is MTRIISRPAMLVLAVIASLLLAGCGSGPSKVDSAAIIGNRSVSLDSVQQEVRWLLDNVPQVEQARQQQKLALQSRQIVRSRVLHQLVTIAAAREGLRVDQAEVDRLVESGGGVDRVARDMGIAPERVRQLAADQVLLQQLAQRYLDGLAVRFVGTTIVGESAGNTAREQARALGERIAADPANAERVISESGHQLIQEELSFADALRGQPELGISALFGTREGSVMVIQPSQAQSGWLVALVRERTVTGSGQGNADLAAQLDPQVLYLAGVRMLQPIADELGVQLNPRYGVWDSAAMAPAANSDEVTGYLLPSRTVRP
- the mfd gene encoding transcription-repair coupling factor, whose amino-acid sequence is MSYVRGFPAVTESSPGSSRPAALAGLLSAVLPDPALRGVVERAGAPLLDLVGPPAARQLVIAALAAEGGAGRPVLAVTATGREAEELAAALQGLLGDDAVADFPSWETLPHERLSPRADTVGRRLEVLRRLARPGQGGLRVVVATVRSLIQPMAPGLDTLTPVELAVGKESEFEGVLDRLVELAYTRVDMVEKRGEFAVRGGILDVFGPTSEHPHRVEFFGDEVSEIRAFSVADQRSLPGEITEIVAPPCRELLLTAEVKARAAKLAEMHAADAQLAEMLTKLSNGIPTEGMEALIPVLCEGELRLLTDAMPQGSHVVLADPEKIRARAHDLVRTGQEFLEASWLSAAGGGSAPIDLGASAYRELAEVRSHAGETDRAWWTLSQLTGEQDVLSLDIEAAPAYRGELERVSTDLRAHTAAGGAAVVVVRGPGTAKRAVEQFSAGDVPATLATGGLAEPPRPGVVTVTCGGISDGFVAPASALVVLSESDVTGRGATAGRSSHDLNTKMPSRRRGAVDPIALKAGDYVVHDQHGIGRFVEMVQRTVGGATREYLVLEYAPSKRGHPGDRLFVPTDQLDEVSRYVGGELPTLNKLGGSDWKNTKAKARKAVKEIAAELVQLYAARQSAPGHAFAPDTPWQRELEDAFPFTETPDQLAAIDEVKRDMERGAPMDRVICGDVGYGKTEIAVRAAFKAVQDGKQVVVLVPTTLLAQQHLNTFTERMHAFPVTIRGLSRFADPHEAERTLTGLAEGEVDIVIGTHRLLQTGVRYKDLGLVIVDEEQRFGVEHKEHIKALRTHVDVLTMSATPIPRTLEMSMAGIREMSTILTPPEDRHPILTYVGAYDDKQVGAAIRRELLRDGQVFYVHNRVSSIEKAARRLRELVPEARVVTAHGQMNEHRLEQIIQGFWEREYDVLVSTTIVETGLDISNANTLIVERGDMLGLAQLHQLRGRVGRGRERGYAYFLYPTENPLTETAHDRLATIAQNTELGAGMAVAMKDLEIRGAGNILGAEQSGHIAGVGFDLYVRLVGEAVDVFRRHAGAGAGEEEEAPAEVRVDLPVDAHIPHDYVPGERLRLEAYRKIAAAPDSEALDAVLEELVDRYGTPPRPVSRLLAVAAFRQVCRQAGITEVTVQGNNIRFAPLPLADSQLVRLKRLYPKAVFKAVTNTVSVPKPTEGPAGGRIGAPPLRDEALLEWCTTLVRSLTAQSATTGS